Proteins from one Vibrio coralliirubri genomic window:
- the ppsA gene encoding phosphoenolpyruvate synthase — MQNNTLWFNGLSMEDVDKVGGKNASLGEMVSNLSNAGVSVPNGFATTSYAFNDFLDYKGLDERIHQLLDELDVEDVDALRKTGATIRQWVLDAPFPESLEQDIRDNYRELIEDNEELSVAVRSSATAEDLPDASFAGQQETFLNVKGIDAVLEATKHVYASLFNDRAISYRVHQGFDHRGISLSAGIQRMVRSDKASSGVMFTLDTESGFDQVVFITSSWGLGEMVVQGAVNPDEFYVHKPMLEAGHYPIVKKTFGSKLIKMIYSTNQEIGKQVDIIDTDTQERNEFSLNDEEIKELAKQAMIIEKHYQRPMDIEWAKDGIDGKLYIVQARPETVCSQSDQNVIERYELNNKADVLVEGRAIGQRIGSGPVRLVDSLDQMSLVQEGDVLVTDMTDPDWEPVMKKASAIVTNRGGRTCHAAIIARELGIPAIVGCGTATSSLNDGDTVTVSCSEGETGYVYNGELDFEIKRSEVDELPMLPTKVMMNVGNPDRAFDFAQIPNEGVGLARLEFIINKMIGIHPKALLNFDAQTDELKAEINERIRGYKDPIDFYVSKLTEGIATIASAFWPKRVIVRMSDFKSNEYSNLVGGKTFEPHEENPMLGFRGASRYISPVFEDCFELETQAIKRVRNEMGLKNVEIMIPFVRTPSEAASVIDILAKFDLRRGDQGLKVIMMCELPSNAILADEFLKYFDGFSIGSNDMTQLTLGLDRDSGDVAHLFDERNPAVKAMLKMAIDAATKAGKYVGICGQGPSDHDDLAEWLMEQGISSVSLNPDTVIDTWLKLGNVANK, encoded by the coding sequence ATGCAAAATAATACCCTATGGTTCAATGGCCTATCCATGGAAGATGTCGACAAAGTCGGCGGTAAGAACGCCTCACTGGGCGAGATGGTTTCTAACCTGTCCAATGCTGGTGTTTCTGTACCTAATGGTTTTGCTACCACCTCTTATGCGTTTAACGACTTTCTTGATTACAAAGGTCTTGATGAGCGTATTCACCAACTACTTGATGAACTTGATGTTGAAGACGTTGACGCACTGCGTAAGACAGGTGCAACGATTCGACAATGGGTTCTAGATGCACCCTTCCCAGAATCACTAGAGCAAGACATCCGTGATAACTACCGCGAGCTAATTGAAGACAACGAAGAATTGTCTGTAGCGGTTCGTTCATCGGCAACGGCAGAAGATCTTCCAGATGCTTCTTTCGCAGGCCAGCAAGAGACATTCCTTAACGTGAAAGGTATCGATGCGGTACTCGAAGCAACTAAGCACGTTTACGCGTCACTCTTTAACGATCGCGCTATCTCTTACCGTGTACACCAAGGCTTTGACCACCGTGGCATTTCATTGTCTGCGGGTATCCAGCGCATGGTTCGTTCAGACAAAGCTTCTTCAGGTGTGATGTTCACGCTTGATACTGAGTCTGGCTTCGACCAAGTGGTATTCATCACCTCCTCTTGGGGCTTGGGTGAAATGGTTGTACAAGGTGCTGTGAACCCAGACGAGTTCTACGTTCACAAACCAATGCTAGAAGCGGGTCACTACCCAATCGTTAAGAAGACGTTTGGTTCTAAGTTGATCAAGATGATCTACTCGACCAATCAAGAGATCGGCAAGCAAGTTGATATCATCGACACCGACACTCAAGAGCGTAACGAGTTTTCATTGAACGATGAAGAGATCAAAGAGCTAGCAAAACAAGCGATGATCATCGAGAAGCACTACCAACGTCCAATGGACATTGAGTGGGCGAAAGATGGCATCGACGGCAAGCTTTACATCGTTCAGGCTCGCCCAGAAACCGTATGTTCTCAAAGCGACCAAAACGTTATCGAGCGTTACGAGCTAAACAACAAGGCGGACGTCTTGGTTGAAGGTCGTGCTATCGGTCAACGCATCGGTTCAGGCCCAGTTCGCTTGGTTGATTCACTAGACCAAATGTCACTGGTTCAAGAAGGCGATGTACTGGTAACAGACATGACAGACCCAGATTGGGAACCTGTGATGAAGAAGGCGTCTGCGATTGTCACTAACCGTGGCGGCCGTACTTGTCACGCTGCAATCATCGCTCGTGAGCTTGGTATCCCAGCGATTGTTGGTTGTGGTACAGCAACAAGCAGCCTAAACGATGGCGATACCGTGACAGTGTCATGTTCAGAAGGCGAAACAGGCTACGTTTACAACGGCGAACTCGACTTTGAAATCAAACGCTCTGAGGTTGATGAGCTACCAATGCTGCCAACCAAAGTAATGATGAACGTGGGTAACCCAGATCGTGCCTTCGATTTCGCGCAGATTCCAAACGAAGGTGTTGGCCTTGCTCGTCTTGAATTCATCATCAACAAGATGATCGGTATTCACCCTAAAGCACTGCTTAACTTCGATGCGCAAACGGATGAGCTAAAAGCGGAAATCAACGAACGTATTCGCGGCTACAAAGATCCTATCGATTTCTACGTAAGCAAATTAACAGAAGGCATCGCGACTATCGCTTCTGCATTCTGGCCTAAGCGTGTGATCGTACGTATGTCTGACTTTAAGTCGAATGAGTACAGCAACCTTGTAGGCGGCAAAACGTTTGAACCACATGAAGAGAACCCAATGCTTGGCTTCCGTGGTGCATCTCGTTACATCTCACCAGTATTCGAAGACTGTTTCGAGCTAGAAACTCAAGCAATCAAACGTGTTCGTAATGAGATGGGCCTTAAGAACGTTGAAATTATGATTCCATTCGTTCGTACACCAAGTGAAGCGGCATCGGTTATCGACATTCTGGCTAAGTTCGACCTACGCCGTGGCGACCAAGGTCTGAAAGTCATCATGATGTGTGAGCTACCATCGAACGCAATCTTGGCTGATGAGTTCTTGAAGTACTTCGATGGCTTCTCTATCGGTTCAAACGACATGACACAACTGACACTTGGCCTAGACCGAGATTCAGGTGATGTGGCACACCTATTCGATGAGCGTAACCCAGCCGTGAAAGCAATGCTGAAAATGGCGATCGATGCGGCAACCAAAGCGGGTAAATACGTGGGTATTTGTGGCCAAGGCCCATCTGACCATGACGACCTAGCAGAGTGGTTAATGGAGCAAGGCATCAGCTCTGTTTCACTAAACCCGGATACGGTTATCGATACGTGGTTGAAGCTAGGTAACGTTGCCAACAAGTAA
- a CDS encoding serine hydrolase domain-containing protein: MKLKHIAVLVSLATASSFALAANPVEEALKVEGAQVTLTVKEASTAFTPSFTDSARELFNNFHWQMGGDHSVYYNMHMSEFLPTALAAPNEEYKPLVKNIDPRLAALKVDTESKGQLTMDQYLADEQFRTQGFMLIHKGEIVYEAYPGMKPTDTHVWASTAKTTVGTVIAMLVEEGKVDPEKEIAEYVSELKGTNWDGITVHQVLNMSTALDNEETLESILNPDSDVVRFFAASFNSPRAKTGEMETWMEVAQGAQKLEGEQAGDHFRYASINTMVLTKLVENVENKTWTQVFEDRVWSKVHARQPMQFNLTPDGMAIAVGLVSSTVEDMARWGTLFTPSWKAVADEPVVSQAVIDRIRNGGDPKAFVGTSKESSSLHAYNEKADYNAYQFDFIFNDGAMSKSGNLGQFIYIDPARDFVGVMFSTNPYHSGFGENKGPALMRSAAKLLNDK, from the coding sequence ATGAAACTTAAACACATTGCCGTTCTAGTATCGTTAGCGACCGCATCGTCATTTGCTCTTGCAGCAAACCCAGTTGAAGAAGCTCTGAAAGTTGAAGGTGCCCAAGTTACCTTGACCGTGAAAGAGGCGAGCACAGCATTTACCCCAAGTTTTACTGACTCAGCTCGTGAGTTATTCAATAACTTTCATTGGCAGATGGGCGGCGACCACAGCGTTTACTACAACATGCACATGAGTGAGTTTCTACCAACGGCACTGGCGGCTCCAAACGAAGAGTACAAGCCTTTAGTTAAAAATATCGACCCACGACTCGCTGCACTCAAAGTTGATACTGAAAGCAAAGGTCAGTTGACAATGGATCAGTACTTGGCGGATGAACAGTTCCGTACTCAAGGCTTTATGCTAATTCACAAAGGGGAGATCGTTTACGAAGCTTACCCGGGTATGAAGCCGACAGATACGCATGTTTGGGCATCTACAGCGAAAACCACGGTTGGTACTGTGATTGCGATGTTAGTGGAAGAGGGCAAAGTCGACCCTGAAAAAGAGATCGCTGAGTATGTTTCTGAATTGAAAGGAACGAACTGGGATGGCATCACAGTACACCAAGTTCTGAACATGTCGACCGCGCTAGACAATGAAGAGACATTAGAGTCTATCTTGAACCCAGATTCTGATGTGGTGCGTTTCTTTGCGGCATCGTTTAACTCACCAAGAGCAAAAACGGGTGAGATGGAAACTTGGATGGAAGTGGCTCAAGGTGCACAGAAACTGGAAGGTGAACAAGCAGGTGACCATTTCCGTTACGCATCTATCAACACCATGGTACTGACTAAGTTAGTTGAAAACGTTGAAAACAAAACCTGGACTCAAGTATTCGAAGATCGTGTTTGGTCAAAAGTGCACGCACGTCAACCAATGCAATTCAACTTGACGCCAGATGGTATGGCGATCGCGGTTGGCTTGGTTTCATCAACGGTAGAAGACATGGCGCGCTGGGGAACACTATTTACACCTAGTTGGAAAGCGGTGGCTGATGAGCCAGTGGTGTCACAAGCTGTGATTGATCGTATCCGCAACGGCGGTGATCCAAAAGCATTCGTAGGTACTAGCAAAGAGAGCAGTTCACTGCACGCGTACAACGAAAAAGCGGACTACAACGCATACCAGTTTGATTTCATCTTCAACGATGGTGCGATGTCGAAAAGCGGCAACCTAGGCCAATTTATTTACATCGACCCTGCGCGTGACTTTGTGGGTGTGATGTTCTCAACCAACCCATACCACTCAGGTTTTGGTGAGAACAAAGGCCCAGCACTAATGCGCTCTGCGGCTAAGTTGTTGAATGACAAGTAA
- a CDS encoding helix-turn-helix domain-containing protein has product MKASSNTTSILLTSTSNIAPYIQYCDKHRLDWRTVADACGLPIELTQSNQWLPTQDVIRFIHGLERKFGYSIGIEVGRRASLEQLSPELDRKIDQCTSLEQAVRCLITEISTLSNHVTIWTEKSDGLWWLCHRSCYHPSTLGFEQTEWFRALTVISLCRKFIDSHWQPSHAKLVSKHNSARKLPKHFFDSDIRFEQQYGAFSIPLPDDYRAISEQNSTHDWHHAVEILIDTYATLPWFNIEWFATMLGMTKRTLQRNLKSKNILFKEAKEQVREAKAKQLLEETNLSVQDISWQVGYSDLSNFNRAFKGWVGVTPPSYRSNKRGD; this is encoded by the coding sequence ATGAAAGCATCATCGAACACCACTAGCATATTGCTCACTTCGACCAGTAACATTGCTCCATATATTCAGTATTGTGACAAACATAGACTGGATTGGCGCACTGTCGCCGATGCGTGCGGTCTACCCATTGAGCTAACACAATCCAATCAATGGCTTCCTACACAAGACGTGATTCGCTTCATTCATGGCCTTGAGCGAAAGTTTGGTTATTCGATAGGGATTGAGGTTGGACGTAGGGCTTCTCTAGAGCAATTGTCACCTGAGCTAGACCGAAAAATTGATCAATGCACGTCACTAGAGCAAGCGGTACGTTGCTTGATTACTGAAATATCGACCTTAAGTAATCACGTCACCATATGGACGGAAAAAAGCGATGGATTGTGGTGGCTGTGTCATCGAAGTTGCTATCACCCATCGACCTTAGGTTTTGAACAAACCGAATGGTTTCGCGCCCTGACCGTGATTAGCCTCTGTCGTAAGTTCATTGACAGTCATTGGCAACCATCACACGCCAAGTTGGTCTCTAAGCACAACAGCGCACGTAAGTTACCTAAGCATTTCTTTGATTCTGATATTCGGTTTGAGCAGCAATATGGTGCGTTCTCGATTCCGCTGCCCGATGATTATCGTGCCATTTCAGAACAAAATAGTACCCATGATTGGCATCACGCCGTCGAGATATTAATAGACACCTATGCGACTCTACCTTGGTTCAATATTGAGTGGTTTGCGACCATGCTCGGCATGACAAAACGAACGCTGCAGAGAAACCTGAAAAGCAAAAACATTCTCTTTAAAGAAGCCAAAGAACAGGTTCGGGAAGCTAAAGCAAAACAGCTACTTGAAGAGACCAACCTTTCTGTTCAAGACATCAGTTGGCAAGTGGGTTACAGCGACTTAAGTAATTTCAATCGTGCATTCAAAGGTTGGGTTGGAGTCACACCTCCGAGCTATCGAAGCAATAAAAGAGGTGATTAA